Below is a window of Zygosaccharomyces rouxii strain CBS732 chromosome C complete sequence DNA.
aaaaaaaaaaatgaaaaattacgGTAGATCTTACAACCCAACTAACACATTTTCAAGGTATTGAATCTTCTAGAGCCAGTATCTATATCCAACTGTTTAACCGATGTCGAAAGCTAATGAGAAATTGCCAGATTTACTGGCTGAAGctgttttgaaagaatcagCACCAGTCCCCCAGGATCTGGTCGAGGTTGATGGTATCGATTATTCGAAACCTGAGGCTACTGATATGAAAGCTAGTGATTTAATTAATTCCATGAGAAAGATGGGATTTCAAGCTAGTACTTTGGGTGAAGCATGCGAAATTGTCGATAAGATGAGATCTTGGAGAGGTAAGCacattgatgaattggaagatcaTGAAAAAAAGGGTTCTTTCGATGAAAATGGTTATCAAAAGACTACTATATTTATTGGTTACACTTCAAATCTGATCAGTTCTGGACTTCGTGAAACTCTTAGATTTTTAGTGCAACATAACATGGTTAGTGCTATTGTTTCCACTGCAGGTggtgttgaagaagatttgatcaaatgTTTGGCTCCTACTTATCTTGGTGACTTCACACTAAGTGGATCTACTCTACGTGACCAAGGTATGAATCGTATTGGTAATTTGCTAGTGCCCAATGACAACTACTGTAAGTTTGAAGAGTGGATTGTTCCCATCTTGGATAAAATGTtagaagaacaagaggaaTACGTCGCTAAACATGGTAAAGAGTGCCTTGACGCCAACACTGACATCGATTCGCCTATCTGGACGCCATCTAAAATGATTGACAGATTAGGTAAGGAAATCAACGACGAGTCATCTGTCATGTACTGGGCTcataagaataaaattcCAGTGTTCTGTCCCTCTATAACAGATGGTTCTATTGGTGACATGTTGTTTTTCCATACGTTCAAGGCATCCCCTAAACAACTCAGGATAGACATTGTTAGTGATATCCGTAAGATCAATTCCTTGTCAATGGAGTCTTCTAGAGCCGGTATGATTATATTGGGAGGTGGATTAATCAAACACCACATCGCCAATGCATGCTTAATGAGAAATGGTGCGGACTATGCGGTCTATATTAACACGGGACAAGAATTCGATGGTTCCGATGCTGGTGCCAGACCTGATGAAGCTATTTCTTGGGGTAAGATCAAATCTGGTGCTAAATCGGTTAAAGTTTATTGTGACGCTACTGTCGTCTTCCCTCTAATCGTGGCGGCAACTTTTGCAAATGGTAAACCATTGCTAAAACCTGAAGAGACAAATTAGATAAAAactaattttaaaaattcaaaggataaagTAGTTACGAATTTATAGTTACAGTTATTATTAGCCTTGttaatagtagtagtacCTTTTGGttatttttccaacattgctcgaagatttgaaaaattatccCATTGAGATGATCCTAAAAGTATTACGAAATTCCTAGGAAAACCGGTTGAAAAGGCTTCTCTATCATGTTGTTTCCTGCTTACAGGTCAATTCCCAGAACCTTTTTACCCTTATCGAGGTGTAAGATAGTTCGAACCAGTTTCATTAGATGTCAGAGTACACCTACGTTTGTTCCTAAACCTAACATAAGAGTTCGTCGACCAAAATCCAAGGAAGACTTGGCTAGGgagaaatttgaagagCAGTTAAATTCCGATGTCTGGTGGGTTAGATGGGGGGCGATTACAAGATCTGAGGAGTTCTCTAAGGGAATGACTAAATATTTAATTGGAGTATACGCCGTATTCCTGCTCTTTGGTGGGTGGTATATGAAGAGACTGTATCATaaggagaaagaattggatttcCTTGGGAAAAAGCAGTTGGCAGGTAAAACCAATGAGTATGAGAATTTGAGGATCAAAGAACTAAGAAATTGTCTAAGAACCAGAGACCgtttgaaattggatatTTATAATAAAATGAGGGAAGAACAAGGTATAGAGAATTTTGATGGAATCCAGCTGGAGAAGAACGACCAaaataaattgaataaaaatatTCTACCCTCAAGAGATACCACCGACTTTTACGATCATAAGGCAaatgaatatgatgaaggtgttaattttgaagaaagagccATATTTATGGGCAAAAGGCGTAAATGGCTAATGCGCCATTGTGAAGGTGATGTATTGGAAGTGGCTTGTGGTACTGGTAGAAATATCAAATACTTGGATCCTTCTCTATTGAATTCAATTACATTTCTTGATTCCTCAGAAAAGATGATAGAAATAAcacatgaaaaattcagaGATATTTTCCCTACCTTTAAAAAAGCAGCatttgttgttggtaaAGCAGAGAATTTAGTGGATTTAGCCCAAGGAAGTCACAAGGATGGttttaaagaagatttaaACACAGCTAACCAAGATATCGACGTTGTGAAAAAGGGATCTACTAAGGTACAATATGATACTGTTCTGGAAGCGTTTGGATTATGTTCTCATGAGGATCCTGTTAAAGCActaaagaattttgcattCTTACTAAAACCTGGTGGAAGAATTATTCTCTTGGAGCATGGAAGAGGTGAATACGATTTTGTGAATAAAATTCTAGATAAAAGAGCTGAAAAACGTTTAGAAACTTGGGGATGTAGATGGAATTTAGacattggtgaaattttagatGATTCAGGATTAGAGATTGTGGAGGAACGTAGGACTCATTTGGGTACCACTTGGTGTATAGTCGCCAAGAAAAAAGGTGATattaagaagaagaatgaaATTGGATTCATTGAGAAATACTTCCAATCTGGTctcaaagagaaagaagaagaggcTAAAAAATCCAGGGATTAAAATTCAcattaaaataaaaacatatatacatatacatatatacatatatacatatatttATTCCTGTacatatttttcaaatatatTACTTTTAATTAAGATGGTGTTCCTCTCATCTTTTCTGCTGTTAATACATCTTGACCGATAGTTTCCATTACTTCCCTATCTATCAATGAACCCACACTGGGGTAAACCATACTTGCTTCATATGCGCTTACAATACGTTCATGCGTTATATCAATCTCACAAAAGGCAAGCGCCTTTATCACGTTTGCATAACGGCTAATGGTCTGTCTTAACGATACGGAGATGGTGggatcattttcatcagaatATATTTGCCAAGAcgattcttcttctaatcTAGTAATGGAAACGCTATCAGATGACCTCAATGTCTTTGCGCCTATGGGGGCACCGTTGGAGGGACCCGGAGCTGATATACCTGAAGGTGCGTCTCTTGCCATATCCATTTTCGAAGTCTTTCTCAACCATATGTATCCGTTGACACCGAGTACTACCGTGACATTACCAGGCAAATTGTGTGTGTGGTTTTTCGATCTAACAATCAATGAACATGGTACTTGGCAAAATTGACCGTTTCTTAATTTCCCGTACTTTAATGATCTTGTGTGGAGGGAGGCACTACCATCTTGAAACAAAGATTGCACTTCAGCATTTAGTAGATCACCTTCTTTGAGGAAACTTCTCATTTGTAACTCATCACTTTCAGATTTCCGCCTTAATATCCCACCAGGTAAATTCACCGAACCTAACATGAGCACTGCATGTTGTTTACCACCGATGTCAACTCTCCATCTTTTATTACCGACTTCTGCGATACGTCCCACGACATGGTCACCAGTCTCTGGAGTGTATCTAGATCTCAACGGTACAACTGAAAGTAATCTATTGACCCTTGATACAGTACCTGCCACTGATGAATAGGTCATATTATCCAGAAAATAAGTACCATGACCTCTCATCCAAACTGGATCATCTGTAACCAGTTCACCTGGAGTCACAATGTGTCCCTCTGTGGAATTAGACTCCTGGGTATGCGTAGGACCGTTGTCTATCGAATCCGACATGTttacatcttcatcttcgcTTCCTGACTCAAAACCAGCATCAATCGATTGTTGGAAAGCTCCTTTCCTCTTTGCAATGCTAATAATACTTGACATGGTTTGGTTTTAGCTCTTTTGGAACCTCTATTTCTGTTCTTGTTAGTAGTATTTCAACTAGctaagctcatcgcatgGTTTCTTGCACACAGGttcaatgaaaattttccaatgtTGAACtaacaagaacaagaaaattggATCTAATGTCCAGTGAATGAGTGTTCAGAGTCTATTACCGAGGCAATTGAGACGACTAGCTATGAATCTAAACCCAACAATGTTAAAATTCCAACCACCTGTGAACAGAAACATGAGAACTCTCGATAGATcgttcttcatcaccaagGTTCCACTATGTGTAGTCAGTTTTCCAGATCCAAGAAATATCAGTTTGTTCTCCAAACAGTTTAAGGATTGCATTCTAAGAGTACCACGTATTCCTCACGTCGCAAAGCTGGAAACCTTACCTGGACAAGATAATACTAGTAACAATGATAACGATACCGTAAAGAAAGGTGTTTTACTGCACGATTCAATCACCAAAGTGGATGAATGTTACCAAAAGCTGCCTAAGGAAGCACTAGAGTTTTtaaaaaatgcaaatgcaGAGATTCTGCCGTATGAGAAAGTGTTAGAGTACgatttttggaaaactgATGAAATATTGAGAGCCGTATTACCGGAAGACCTATTACATGATATCCCAACAGGTTTCACTGTAACGGGACACATTGCCCATTTAAATCTACGTGAAGAGTTCAAACCTTATGATACGTTTATTGGACAGGTGATTCTGGATAAGAACGGCAGAATTGAGACCGTTGTCGATAAAGTCAGTTCGATTGCCACCAAATTCCGTACTTTTCCCATGAAAGTAATTGCAGGCAGAGATGATAGTCTTGTAGTGGAACAAAGAGAATCGGACTgtattttcaaatttgattTCAGCAAAGTCTATTGGAATTCAAGACTACATACGGAGCATGATAGATTAGTATCACAATTTTTCCAGCCAGGACAGATCGTATGTGACGTATTTGCAGGTGTGGGACCGTTTGCCATTCCAGCTGGTAAGAAAAAAGTGCTTGTACTTGCCAATGATTTGAATCCTGACAGCTTTAAATATCTGCAAGAGAATATCCAGCTGAACAAAGTGGCACACACGGTGAAACCGTTTGAGATGGATGGTGCACAATTCATACGTGAATCGCCACGTCTAGTGGAACAATGGTCAAAATCAGATGGTGGTAAAATCCTCATACCGCtaaataataacaacaggAGAAAGAGACAGAAGAAAGACGATCAAAAGACCCTAGAACCACCAGCACAGCACGAAAGAGAGATCCCGATCCCACAAGAAATCAACCACTATGTCATGAATCTACCAGACAGTGCAATAACTTTTTTGCACCATTTCAGAGGACTATTGAAGGGAACAAACATCAAGAACATGCCATGGATTCACGTCCACTGCTTCGAAAAGCACTCCAATGACGAGGAGCCGGCAATGGAGGAACTACATAAAAGAGTTTACCAAAGAATCATTGATGAACTACAAACGGATGAATCAACGCTAGCGATT
It encodes the following:
- the DYS1 gene encoding deoxyhypusine synthase (highly similar to uniprot|P38791 Saccharomyces cerevisiae YHR068W DYS1 Deoxyhypusine synthase catalyzes formation of deoxyhypusine the first step in hypusine biosynthesis triggers posttranslational hypusination of translation elongation factor eIF-5A and regulates its intracellular levels tetrameric), yielding MSKANEKLPDLLAEAVLKESAPVPQDLVEVDGIDYSKPEATDMKASDLINSMRKMGFQASTLGEACEIVDKMRSWRGKHIDELEDHEKKGSFDENGYQKTTIFIGYTSNLISSGLRETLRFLVQHNMVSAIVSTAGGVEEDLIKCLAPTYLGDFTLSGSTLRDQGMNRIGNLLVPNDNYCKFEEWIVPILDKMLEEQEEYVAKHGKECLDANTDIDSPIWTPSKMIDRLGKEINDESSVMYWAHKNKIPVFCPSITDGSIGDMLFFHTFKASPKQLRIDIVSDIRKINSLSMESSRAGMIILGGGLIKHHIANACLMRNGADYAVYINTGQEFDGSDAGARPDEAISWGKIKSGAKSVKVYCDATVVFPLIVAATFANGKPLLKPEETN
- the OMS1 gene encoding putative RNA methyltransferase (similar to uniprot|Q06668 Saccharomyces cerevisiae YDR316W OMS1 Protein integral to the mitochondrial membrane) is translated as MLFPAYRSIPRTFLPLSRCKIVRTSFIRCQSTPTFVPKPNIRVRRPKSKEDLAREKFEEQLNSDVWWVRWGAITRSEEFSKGMTKYLIGVYAVFLLFGGWYMKRLYHKEKELDFLGKKQLAGKTNEYENLRIKELRNCLRTRDRLKLDIYNKMREEQGIENFDGIQLEKNDQNKLNKNILPSRDTTDFYDHKANEYDEGVNFEERAIFMGKRRKWLMRHCEGDVLEVACGTGRNIKYLDPSLLNSITFLDSSEKMIEITHEKFRDIFPTFKKAAFVVGKAENLVDLAQGSHKDGFKEDLNTANQDIDVVKKGSTKVQYDTVLEAFGLCSHEDPVKALKNFAFLLKPGGRIILLEHGRGEYDFVNKILDKRAEKRLETWGCRWNLDIGEILDDSGLEIVEERRTHLGTTWCIVAKKKGDIKKKNEIGFIEKYFQSGLKEKEEEAKKSRD
- the RRP4 gene encoding exosome non-catalytic core subunit RRP4 (highly similar to uniprot|P38792 Saccharomyces cerevisiae YHR069C RRP4 Ribosomal RNA Processing 3->5 exoribonuclease Component of the exosome 3->5 exonuclease complex with Rrp41p Rrp42p Rrp43p and Dis3p (Rrp44p).), which encodes MSSIISIAKRKGAFQQSIDAGFESGSEDEDVNMSDSIDNGPTHTQESNSTEGHIVTPGELVTDDPVWMRGHGTYFLDNMTYSSVAGTVSRVNRLLSVVPLRSRYTPETGDHVVGRIAEVGNKRWRVDIGGKQHAVLMLGSVNLPGGILRRKSESDELQMRSFLKEGDLLNAEVQSLFQDGSASLHTRSLKYGKLRNGQFCQVPCSLIVRSKNHTHNLPGNVTVVLGVNGYIWLRKTSKMDMARDAPSGISAPGPSNGAPIGAKTLRSSDSVSITRLEEESSWQIYSDENDPTISVSLRQTISRYANVIKALAFCEIDITHERIVSAYEASMVYPSVGSLIDREVMETIGQDVLTAEKMRGTPS
- the TRM5 gene encoding tRNA (guanine) methyltransferase (similar to uniprot|P38793 Saccharomyces cerevisiae YHR070W TRM5 tRNA(m(1)G37)methyltransferase methylates a tRNA base adjacent to the anticodon that has a role in prevention of frameshifting highly conserved across Archaea Bacteria and Eukarya) encodes the protein MSVQSLLPRQLRRLAMNLNPTMLKFQPPVNRNMRTLDRSFFITKVPLCVVSFPDPRNISLFSKQFKDCILRVPRIPHVAKLETLPGQDNTSNNDNDTVKKGVLLHDSITKVDECYQKLPKEALEFLKNANAEILPYEKVLEYDFWKTDEILRAVLPEDLLHDIPTGFTVTGHIAHLNLREEFKPYDTFIGQVILDKNGRIETVVDKVSSIATKFRTFPMKVIAGRDDSLVVEQRESDCIFKFDFSKVYWNSRLHTEHDRLVSQFFQPGQIVCDVFAGVGPFAIPAGKKKVLVLANDLNPDSFKYLQENIQLNKVAHTVKPFEMDGAQFIRESPRLVEQWSKSDGGKILIPLNNNNRRKRQKKDDQKTLEPPAQHEREIPIPQEINHYVMNLPDSAITFLHHFRGLLKGTNIKNMPWIHVHCFEKHSNDEEPAMEELHKRVYQRIIDELQTDESTLAITQVKFHLVRKVSPTKPMFCASFQLPTDVAYAEQ